The following coding sequences lie in one Onychomys torridus chromosome X, mOncTor1.1, whole genome shotgun sequence genomic window:
- the LOC118574661 gene encoding claudin-34-like encodes MVRKHASRQLGGFAAAILAWILCSTSLALPHWRMWSFQEPMDSKPRMTLVGMWMTCIHHQENLSNIFRVCYPYTYQDTFIPLDIRVAQHLLLVSSFLGMAATVSIIVALWKIYSGKIQKKAPYNPFFFSGVLNIIAGSFVFLSVLYNYLAIIHKDRIAFPPYFYTPSFPDTQRVGSALIMATLSSFLYIVGGTIYLTFTFPRRYHIYSNI; translated from the coding sequence ATGGTCAGAAAGCATGCCAGCCGACAGCTAGGAGGCTTTGCTGCCGCCATCCTAGCATGGATCCTTTGTAGCACCTCTTTGGCCCTGCCTCATTGGCGAATGTGGTCTTTTCAAGAGCCCATGGATTCCAAGCCCAGAATGACTTTAGTGGGGATGTGGATGACCTGCATTCACCACCAGGAAAATCTTTCCAACATTTTCAGAGTGTGTTACCCATATACCTACCAGGATACCTTCATTCCTTTGGATATTCGAGTTGCTCAACACCTGTTACTTGTCTCCAGCTTTCTTGGCATGGCTGCGACAGTTTCCATCATTGTTGCTCTTTGGAAAATTTACTCAGGGAAAATCCAGAAGAAAGCCCCCTACAATCCATTCTTCTTTTCAGGGGTTCTGAACATCATTGCTGGCAGCTTTGTCTTCCTTTCCGTCTTGTACAACTATTTAGCCATCATTCACAAGGACAGGATTGCCTTCCCCCCATATTTCTACACACCATCCTTCCCAGATACCCAGAGAGTTGGCTCTGCACTGATAATGGcaaccctttcttctttcttatataTAGTGGGTGGCACAATTTACCTTACTTTCACTTTCCCCCGGCGTTACCATATATATTCtaacatttaa